Proteins from a genomic interval of Arachis hypogaea cultivar Tifrunner chromosome 10, arahy.Tifrunner.gnm2.J5K5, whole genome shotgun sequence:
- the LOC112716944 gene encoding uncharacterized protein isoform X1: MASLGLRPPQFSEDVAWLPYWLQNLRADGSNEFLEDSQSPNNQEVKGPKPSPENRSDGKCINALPKDDCGYRSCHLLLSAEDSSNISSAPPEHVFHFSLRLSSDAEFFPTQDLNEFHDAVSPQKICSLQPVQTSIDFGQNMRSVTEHLAYEQNLLPASVPETVKRDDMLKSPTDTNDVIRQHKVKSNIKCFTSDSISDAVELSVAASEVLAIHDLVKMESVSELMHTENVLEVALRMKQARLEGWDNGFQSSSEDSDCSDSLSDLNDFVMEEAYEDIGLLSSVSVEEHLCSSIRSQSNAVPLAENYSRCNAKHSEKELTSHVANVDMEMERHQKTDSPLDSLCCEREMHSDGPGLGSTTLKQVENGLPTSQRSAENNSNALALNQVNETIVSAMVDLTPSMPENDVVSLAVETSGNFKNENLATYLAPERFRSRWLGGWTNKESEPSSLNNADRIPEFHIRETSFLSESVDIFPDASSCVQKHDPKCANGSQLSMHSDEGILHSQNVIRCSNLSLIDPLCSVVPCSISAEHAISSIDKDKEHNTENFVTSISEFVVDTFQRISNKNATLDCRDEKMTPSLGLKDIPITETEVVKQMPKKLTCVEHIDRKQLNPLMDCSVIQPNQAFPLNCNLTPLPTNYSMSAAAAVSLGTRKSESLSASKSEDGNENEENHGYFVDNKASDGLTIKTSDANGILDEQTQDSRSPHILNNRTRRRLQAPKTVLNDVRTDLQSERNNNYNELQVVCNKYDGQNVGDRKKVRFSEKVEELDQKRKLSKSEPSYKRGSSVRVKRKRVSKSSTASELLVKHPLTNYCRTVANEFIFQGTQFLLTGLSRQKERDIEALIWNSGGVVLSDIPSPPNSRGKRSLTLSSLQLPVILCMRKMQTTKFLYGCAVGASILKVDWLTDCLKSRSILQPEKYIILPNPSDMRQTKTGTAIHYRDRKHIFERIGIMLHGKHSFCNKLASVIKHGGGQVFKTLQQLVRSIDEKRTLVAAIVAEDKTTISRHLKHCALEGGIPIMPYSWIVKSLHSGKLLPFTEKNNAFPLSFDRVSNPFNMSEEI, from the exons ATGGCCAGCCTAGGACTTCGTCCTCCTCAATTCTCCGAG GATGTTGCTTGGCTTCCATATTGGCTTCAGAATCTTAGAGCTGATGGCTCCAACGAGTTTCTAGAGGATTCTCAGAGTCCTAACAACCAAGAAGTGAAG GGTCCAAAACCTTCTCCAGAAAATCGTAGTGATGGAAAATGTATTAATGCACTACCTAAGGATGATTGTGGATACAGAagttgccatttacttttatctGCAGAAGATAGTTCAAATATTAGTTCAGCTCCTCCTGAACAT GTGTTTCACTTTAGTCTGCGCCTTTCTTCAGATGCTGAGTTTTTCCCAACCCAGGATTTGAATGAATTTCATGACGCAGTTTCACCACAGAAAATCTGTTCGTTGCAACCTGTTCAAACATCCATTGATTTTGGACAGAACATGCGTTCTGTTACAGAGCATCTTGCCTATGAACAGAATTTGTTGCCTGCTTCCGTCCCTGAGACTGTGAAAAGGGATGATATGTTGAAATCCCCGACTGATACAAATGATGTTATCAGACAACACAAGGTAAAATCCAACATTAAATGCTTCACAAGTGACTCTATCAGTGATGCAGTTGAACTTTCAGTTGCAGCATCTGAGGTTCTTGCCATACACGATCTAGTAAAGATGGAGTCAGTTTCAGAATTGATGCATACAGAAAATGTACTTGAAGTTGCACTTCGTATGAAGCAGGCACGGCTCGAGGGGTGGGACAATGGCTTCCAATCTTCTAGTGAGGACTCCGACTGCAGTGATTCTCTTTCTGATTTGAATGATTTTGTTATGGAAGAAGCCTATGAAGATATAGGCTTGCTTTCTAGTGTTTCTGTTGAGGAGCATCTTTGCAGTTCAATTAGATCTCAATCAAATGCTGTCCCCCTTGCTGAAAATTATAGCAGATGCAATGCGAAACATAGTGAGAAAGAGCTTACTTCTCATGTAGCCAATGTCGATATGGAGATGGAGAGGCACCAAAAAACTGACTCACCTCTTGATTCTTTATGTTGTGAAAGGGAGATGCATTCTGATGGTCCCGGTTTGGGTTCAACTACTCTCAAACAAGTTGAAAACGGTCTTCCTACATCTCAGCGTTCTGCGGAGAATAATTCCAATGCTTTAGCCCTAAACCAGGTGAACGAG ACCATTGTTTCGGCTATGGTTGATTTAACTCCATCTATGCCAGAAAATGACGTTGTCTCCTTAGCTGTTGAAACCTCTGGAAATTTCA AAAATGAGAACTTGGCAACCTATTTAGCTCCAGAGAGATTTAGAAGCCGATGGTTAGGGGGTTGGACAAATAAG GAGTCAGAACCATCTTCGTTGAATAATGCTGACCGGATTCCAGAGTTCCACATTAGAGAGACAAGCTTTCTCTCAGAATCTGTAGATATTTTTCCAGATGCAAGTTCTTGCGTTCAGAAACATGATCCCAAGTGTGCAAATGGTTCTCAGCTAAGCATGCATTCTGACGAGGGCATATTGCATTCTCAAAATGTGATCAGATGTTCAAATCTATCATTGATTGATCCTCTTTGTTCGGTTGTTCCATGTAGCATCTCTGCAGAACATGCCATATCCAGTATTGACAAGGACAAAGAACATAATACTGAAAATTTTGTCACATCCATCTCTGAATTTGTGGTGGACACCTTTCAAAGGATATCAAATAAGAATGCTACATTGGATTGTAGAGATGAGAAAATGACTCCTTCCCTTGGTTTGAAAGATATTCCAATCACTGAGACAGAGGTGGTTAAACAAATGCCTAAGAAATTGACCTGTGTTGAGCATATTGATCGAAAACAGTTAAACCCTCTTATGGATTGTAGTGTGATTCAACCCAACCAAGCTTTCCCCCTGAACTGTAATTTGACTCCTCTTCCCACTAACTATAGTATGAGTGCCGCTGCTGCTGTTTCTCTCGGCACAAGGAAATCTGAGAGTCTCTCTGCATCCAAGAGTGaagatggaaatgaaaatgaagaaaatCATGGATATTTTGTTGATAACAAGGCTAGTGATGGGTTAACGATAAAAACATCAGATGCAAATGGCATTTTAGATGAACAAACACAAGATAGTAGGTCACctcatattttaaataataggaCACGCCGCCGTTTGCAGGCACCGAAGACTGTTCTAAATGATGTGAGAACAGACCTTCAGAGTGAACGGAACAACAACTACAACGAGTTACAAGTTGTGTGCAATAAATACGATGGTCAAAATGTTGGAGATAGAAAGAAAGTCCGTTTCTCAGAAAAGGTTGAGGAGCTTGATCAGAAAAGGAAGTTGTCCAAGTCGGAACCTTCATACAAAAGAG GTTCATCAGTTAGAGTAAAGAGGAAACGAGTTTCGAAGTCATCGACTGCTTCTGAGCTTCTTGTGAAACATCCTCTAACAAATTACTGCAGAACGGTTGCCAATGAGTTTATATTCCAAGGTACACAATTCTTACTCACTGGGTTGTCTAGACAAAAAGAAAGGGACATAGAAGCACTCATATGGAATTCCGGTGGGGTGGTGCTTTCGGATATTCCATCTCCTCCAAATTCAAGGGGCAAGAGAAGCTTGACCTTATCTTCCTTGCAGCTTCCTGTTATTCTATGTATGAGAAAG ATGCAAACCACCAAATTCTTGTACGGTTGTGCTGTTGGTGCCTCAATACTGAAAGTTGATTGGCTAACTGATTGTCTTAAATCCAGATCTATTTTACAACCTGAAAA ATACATTATTCTTCCAAACCCAAGTGATATGAGGCAGACCAAAACTGGGACAGCAATCCATTACAGAGACCGAAAGCATATTTTTGAAAGAATAGGAATTATGCTTCATGGGAAGCATAGTTTTTGCAACAAATTGGCAAGTGTCATCAAG CATGGAGGTGGACAAGTGTTTAAAACTCTTCAACAGTTAGTGCGGAGCATTGATGAAAAGAGGACTTTGGTGGCAGCTATTGTAGCTGAAGATAAAACTACGATATCACGTCATCTGAAGCACTGTGCCTTAGAAGGGGGTATTCCTATTATG CCTTATAGTTGGATTGTGAAAAGTTTACATTCAGGAAAGCTACTTCCTTTCACAGAGAAAAACAATGCATTTCCATTGTCATTTGATAGAGTTTCCAATCCTTTCAATATGAGTGAAGAAATATGA
- the LOC112716944 gene encoding uncharacterized protein isoform X2, which translates to MASLGLRPPQFSEDVAWLPYWLQNLRADGSNEFLEDSQSPNNQEVKGPKPSPENRSDGKCINALPKDDCGYRSCHLLLSAEDSSNISSAPPEHVFHFSLRLSSDAEFFPTQDLNEFHDAVSPQKICSLQPVQTSIDFGQNMRSVTEHLAYEQNLLPASVPETVKRDDMLKSPTDTNDVIRQHKVKSNIKCFTSDSISDAVELSVAASEVLAIHDLVKMESVSELMHTENVLEVALRMKQARLEGWDNGFQSSSEDSDCSDSLSDLNDFVMEEAYEDIGLLSSVSVEEHLCSSIRSQSNAVPLAENYSRCNAKHSEKELTSHVANVDMEMERHQKTDSPLDSLCCEREMHSDGPGLGSTTLKQVENGLPTSQRSAENNSNALALNQTIVSAMVDLTPSMPENDVVSLAVETSGNFKNENLATYLAPERFRSRWLGGWTNKESEPSSLNNADRIPEFHIRETSFLSESVDIFPDASSCVQKHDPKCANGSQLSMHSDEGILHSQNVIRCSNLSLIDPLCSVVPCSISAEHAISSIDKDKEHNTENFVTSISEFVVDTFQRISNKNATLDCRDEKMTPSLGLKDIPITETEVVKQMPKKLTCVEHIDRKQLNPLMDCSVIQPNQAFPLNCNLTPLPTNYSMSAAAAVSLGTRKSESLSASKSEDGNENEENHGYFVDNKASDGLTIKTSDANGILDEQTQDSRSPHILNNRTRRRLQAPKTVLNDVRTDLQSERNNNYNELQVVCNKYDGQNVGDRKKVRFSEKVEELDQKRKLSKSEPSYKRGSSVRVKRKRVSKSSTASELLVKHPLTNYCRTVANEFIFQGTQFLLTGLSRQKERDIEALIWNSGGVVLSDIPSPPNSRGKRSLTLSSLQLPVILCMRKMQTTKFLYGCAVGASILKVDWLTDCLKSRSILQPEKYIILPNPSDMRQTKTGTAIHYRDRKHIFERIGIMLHGKHSFCNKLASVIKHGGGQVFKTLQQLVRSIDEKRTLVAAIVAEDKTTISRHLKHCALEGGIPIMPYSWIVKSLHSGKLLPFTEKNNAFPLSFDRVSNPFNMSEEI; encoded by the exons ATGGCCAGCCTAGGACTTCGTCCTCCTCAATTCTCCGAG GATGTTGCTTGGCTTCCATATTGGCTTCAGAATCTTAGAGCTGATGGCTCCAACGAGTTTCTAGAGGATTCTCAGAGTCCTAACAACCAAGAAGTGAAG GGTCCAAAACCTTCTCCAGAAAATCGTAGTGATGGAAAATGTATTAATGCACTACCTAAGGATGATTGTGGATACAGAagttgccatttacttttatctGCAGAAGATAGTTCAAATATTAGTTCAGCTCCTCCTGAACAT GTGTTTCACTTTAGTCTGCGCCTTTCTTCAGATGCTGAGTTTTTCCCAACCCAGGATTTGAATGAATTTCATGACGCAGTTTCACCACAGAAAATCTGTTCGTTGCAACCTGTTCAAACATCCATTGATTTTGGACAGAACATGCGTTCTGTTACAGAGCATCTTGCCTATGAACAGAATTTGTTGCCTGCTTCCGTCCCTGAGACTGTGAAAAGGGATGATATGTTGAAATCCCCGACTGATACAAATGATGTTATCAGACAACACAAGGTAAAATCCAACATTAAATGCTTCACAAGTGACTCTATCAGTGATGCAGTTGAACTTTCAGTTGCAGCATCTGAGGTTCTTGCCATACACGATCTAGTAAAGATGGAGTCAGTTTCAGAATTGATGCATACAGAAAATGTACTTGAAGTTGCACTTCGTATGAAGCAGGCACGGCTCGAGGGGTGGGACAATGGCTTCCAATCTTCTAGTGAGGACTCCGACTGCAGTGATTCTCTTTCTGATTTGAATGATTTTGTTATGGAAGAAGCCTATGAAGATATAGGCTTGCTTTCTAGTGTTTCTGTTGAGGAGCATCTTTGCAGTTCAATTAGATCTCAATCAAATGCTGTCCCCCTTGCTGAAAATTATAGCAGATGCAATGCGAAACATAGTGAGAAAGAGCTTACTTCTCATGTAGCCAATGTCGATATGGAGATGGAGAGGCACCAAAAAACTGACTCACCTCTTGATTCTTTATGTTGTGAAAGGGAGATGCATTCTGATGGTCCCGGTTTGGGTTCAACTACTCTCAAACAAGTTGAAAACGGTCTTCCTACATCTCAGCGTTCTGCGGAGAATAATTCCAATGCTTTAGCCCTAAACCAG ACCATTGTTTCGGCTATGGTTGATTTAACTCCATCTATGCCAGAAAATGACGTTGTCTCCTTAGCTGTTGAAACCTCTGGAAATTTCA AAAATGAGAACTTGGCAACCTATTTAGCTCCAGAGAGATTTAGAAGCCGATGGTTAGGGGGTTGGACAAATAAG GAGTCAGAACCATCTTCGTTGAATAATGCTGACCGGATTCCAGAGTTCCACATTAGAGAGACAAGCTTTCTCTCAGAATCTGTAGATATTTTTCCAGATGCAAGTTCTTGCGTTCAGAAACATGATCCCAAGTGTGCAAATGGTTCTCAGCTAAGCATGCATTCTGACGAGGGCATATTGCATTCTCAAAATGTGATCAGATGTTCAAATCTATCATTGATTGATCCTCTTTGTTCGGTTGTTCCATGTAGCATCTCTGCAGAACATGCCATATCCAGTATTGACAAGGACAAAGAACATAATACTGAAAATTTTGTCACATCCATCTCTGAATTTGTGGTGGACACCTTTCAAAGGATATCAAATAAGAATGCTACATTGGATTGTAGAGATGAGAAAATGACTCCTTCCCTTGGTTTGAAAGATATTCCAATCACTGAGACAGAGGTGGTTAAACAAATGCCTAAGAAATTGACCTGTGTTGAGCATATTGATCGAAAACAGTTAAACCCTCTTATGGATTGTAGTGTGATTCAACCCAACCAAGCTTTCCCCCTGAACTGTAATTTGACTCCTCTTCCCACTAACTATAGTATGAGTGCCGCTGCTGCTGTTTCTCTCGGCACAAGGAAATCTGAGAGTCTCTCTGCATCCAAGAGTGaagatggaaatgaaaatgaagaaaatCATGGATATTTTGTTGATAACAAGGCTAGTGATGGGTTAACGATAAAAACATCAGATGCAAATGGCATTTTAGATGAACAAACACAAGATAGTAGGTCACctcatattttaaataataggaCACGCCGCCGTTTGCAGGCACCGAAGACTGTTCTAAATGATGTGAGAACAGACCTTCAGAGTGAACGGAACAACAACTACAACGAGTTACAAGTTGTGTGCAATAAATACGATGGTCAAAATGTTGGAGATAGAAAGAAAGTCCGTTTCTCAGAAAAGGTTGAGGAGCTTGATCAGAAAAGGAAGTTGTCCAAGTCGGAACCTTCATACAAAAGAG GTTCATCAGTTAGAGTAAAGAGGAAACGAGTTTCGAAGTCATCGACTGCTTCTGAGCTTCTTGTGAAACATCCTCTAACAAATTACTGCAGAACGGTTGCCAATGAGTTTATATTCCAAGGTACACAATTCTTACTCACTGGGTTGTCTAGACAAAAAGAAAGGGACATAGAAGCACTCATATGGAATTCCGGTGGGGTGGTGCTTTCGGATATTCCATCTCCTCCAAATTCAAGGGGCAAGAGAAGCTTGACCTTATCTTCCTTGCAGCTTCCTGTTATTCTATGTATGAGAAAG ATGCAAACCACCAAATTCTTGTACGGTTGTGCTGTTGGTGCCTCAATACTGAAAGTTGATTGGCTAACTGATTGTCTTAAATCCAGATCTATTTTACAACCTGAAAA ATACATTATTCTTCCAAACCCAAGTGATATGAGGCAGACCAAAACTGGGACAGCAATCCATTACAGAGACCGAAAGCATATTTTTGAAAGAATAGGAATTATGCTTCATGGGAAGCATAGTTTTTGCAACAAATTGGCAAGTGTCATCAAG CATGGAGGTGGACAAGTGTTTAAAACTCTTCAACAGTTAGTGCGGAGCATTGATGAAAAGAGGACTTTGGTGGCAGCTATTGTAGCTGAAGATAAAACTACGATATCACGTCATCTGAAGCACTGTGCCTTAGAAGGGGGTATTCCTATTATG CCTTATAGTTGGATTGTGAAAAGTTTACATTCAGGAAAGCTACTTCCTTTCACAGAGAAAAACAATGCATTTCCATTGTCATTTGATAGAGTTTCCAATCCTTTCAATATGAGTGAAGAAATATGA
- the LOC112716947 gene encoding cytosolic sulfotransferase 15-like has product MAPTQFPKSKISDDGIGKDANEIELEIEEEQLSQECKKLILNLPREKGWRTPYLYLYQGFWCQPTEILAISTFQKHFQAKDTDVLIATVPKSGTTWLKALTFATLKRNYYSPASGNHPLLESNPHNLVPFFEYTLYSTKENVPDLSDLSEPRIFGTHVPFASLPNSIVKDTKTKIVYICRNPFDTFVSSWFFTNKIKPASSPELPIEEAFDLYCKGVVGYGPFWDHMLGYWKESIERPNKVLFLKYEDLKEDVNLQLKRVAMFLDCPFTLEEENCGVVESIVKLCSFENMKELEVNKKGTFGRNFENKFLFRKGEIGDWVNYFTPSMVEKLTKVMEEKFCGSGLSFRLHLDSVVSKAETGIK; this is encoded by the coding sequence ATGGCTCCAACCCAATTCCCGAAATCTAAAATAAGTGATGATGGGATTGGGAAAGATGCAAATGAAATTGAATTAGAGATTGAGGAGGAGCAACTAAGCCAAGAATGTAAGAAACTTATTCTCAATCTCCCAAGAGAGAAAGGTTGGAGAACACCTTATCTCTATTTATACCAAGGCTTTTGGTGCCAACCAACTGAAATTCTAGCCATAAGCACTTTTCAAAAGCACTTCCAAGCAAAAGACACTGATGTGCTTATAGCCACTGTCCCGAAATCAGGGACAACATGGTTGAAAGCACTCACCTTTGCCACTTTAAAGCGCAACTACTATTCCCCTGCCTCTGGAAACCATCCTTTACTTGAATCCAATCCCCATAACCTTGTTCCTTTCTTTGAATACACACTCTATAGTACCAAAGAAAATGTCCCTGATCTTTCTGATTTATCTGAGCCTAGAATCTTTGGCACTCATGTTCCTTTCGCTTCATTGCCGAATTCAATTGTGAAAGATACCAAAACCAAGATAGTATACATTTGCAGGAACCCTTTTGACACTTTCGTGTCGTCGTGGTTTTTCACCAACAAAATCAAGCCGGCGAGTTCGCCGGAGTTGCCAATAGAAGAAGCTTTTGATTTGTACTGCAAAGGAGTTGTGGGGTATGGTCCATTTTGGGATCATATGTTGGGGTATTGGAAAGAGAGCATTGAGAGGCCAAACAAGGTTTTGTTCTTGAAATATGAGGATTTGAAAGAAGATGTCAATCTCCAATTGAAAAGGGTGGCTATGTTCTTGGATTGCCCTTTTACTTTGGAGGAAGAGAATTGTGGTGTGGTTGAGAGCATAGTGAAGCTGTGTAGCTTTGAGAATATGAAGGAGTTGGAAGTAAATAAGAAAGGGACATTTGGTAGGAACTTTGAGAACAAGTTCTTGTTTAGGAAGGGTGAGATTGGTGACTGGGTTAACTATTTTACTCCTTCAATGGTGGAAAAGTTGACCAAAGTCATGGAAGAGAAGTTCTGTGGGTCAGGTTTGTCGTTCAGGTTGCATTTAGATTCTGTTGTCTCCAAAGCAGAAAcaggaataaaataa